A portion of the Haemophilus influenzae genome contains these proteins:
- the mglB gene encoding galactose/glucose ABC transporter substrate-binding protein MglB, with translation MKKTAVLSTVAFAIALGSASASFAADNRIGVTIYKYDDNFMSLMRKEIDKEAKAVGGIKLLMNDSQNAQSIQNDQVDILLSKGVKALAINLVDPAAAPTIIGKAKSDNIPVVFFNKDPGAKAIGSYEQAYYVGTDPKESGLIQGDLIAKQWKANPALDLNKDGKIQFVLLKGEPGHPDAEVRTKYVVEELNAKGIQTEQLFIDTGMWDAAMAKDKVDAWLSSSKANDIEVIISNNDGMALGALEATKAHGKKLPIFGVDALPEALQLIGKGELAGTVLNDSVNQGKAVVQLSNNLAQGKSATEGTKWELKDRVVRIPYVGVDKDNLGDFLK, from the coding sequence ATGAAAAAAACAGCCGTGTTAAGTACCGTCGCTTTCGCTATTGCATTAGGTTCAGCATCTGCAAGTTTTGCTGCAGATAATCGTATTGGGGTAACGATTTATAAATATGATGATAACTTTATGTCTTTAATGCGCAAAGAAATCGATAAAGAAGCTAAAGCAGTCGGTGGCATTAAACTCTTAATGAATGACTCTCAAAATGCACAATCTATTCAAAATGACCAAGTTGATATCTTACTCTCTAAAGGCGTGAAAGCTCTCGCGATTAACTTGGTGGACCCAGCGGCAGCTCCAACTATTATTGGCAAGGCAAAATCAGATAATATTCCTGTCGTATTCTTTAACAAAGACCCTGGTGCAAAAGCTATCGGTTCTTATGAACAGGCTTACTATGTAGGTACTGATCCAAAAGAATCAGGTTTAATTCAAGGGGATTTAATTGCAAAACAATGGAAAGCGAATCCAGCTCTTGACTTAAATAAAGATGGCAAAATCCAATTTGTATTATTAAAAGGCGAACCTGGTCATCCAGATGCGGAAGTGCGTACAAAATATGTTGTAGAAGAACTTAATGCGAAAGGTATCCAAACTGAACAATTATTTATTGATACTGGTATGTGGGATGCTGCAATGGCGAAAGATAAAGTAGATGCTTGGTTATCTAGCTCTAAAGCGAACGACATTGAAGTCATTATTTCTAACAACGATGGTATGGCATTAGGTGCGTTAGAAGCAACAAAAGCACACGGTAAAAAATTACCTATCTTTGGTGTGGATGCGTTACCAGAAGCATTACAATTGATTGGTAAAGGCGAACTTGCGGGTACAGTATTAAACGATAGTGTAAACCAAGGTAAAGCAGTTGTTCAATTATCTAACAATTTAGCACAAGGTAAATCTGCAACTGAAGGCACAAAATGGGAATTAAAAGACCGTGTTGTACGCATTCCTTATGTTGGTGTGGATAAAGATAACTTAGGTGACTTCTTAAAATAA
- a CDS encoding substrate-binding domain-containing protein, translated as MSTIRDVAKLANVSVATVSRVLNHSLSVSENTRLAVEQAIAQLAYQPNANAQALAVQNTDTIGVVVTDVTDAFFAILVKAVDKVAESHQKTILIGIGYHHAEKEREAINTLLRKRCSSLVVHSKALSDDELSHYLNTVPGMVIINRVIKGYEHRCVSLDNQKGTYLATEMLIRYGHQHIAYIGSNHAIFDEVERRNGYLAALKDHNYPIIEQAITLNSPDFEGGEKAMIDLLSYNKNLTAVVAYNDSMAAGAISVLNENNISVPSQFSIIGFDDMPIARYLIPKLTTIRYPIDLMATYAAKLALSLTDEKIITPPVVQFNPTLVRRFSVESR; from the coding sequence ATGAGTACTATTCGAGATGTCGCTAAATTAGCCAATGTATCTGTCGCTACCGTATCCCGAGTATTAAATCACTCTCTTTCTGTTAGTGAAAATACACGCCTTGCGGTGGAACAAGCTATTGCACAGTTAGCTTATCAACCTAATGCAAATGCTCAAGCCCTTGCTGTGCAAAACACGGATACAATTGGAGTGGTAGTGACCGATGTGACGGATGCCTTTTTTGCGATTTTAGTGAAAGCGGTGGACAAAGTAGCAGAATCACATCAAAAAACGATTTTAATTGGCATTGGTTATCATCACGCAGAAAAAGAGCGAGAGGCGATCAATACCTTATTACGTAAGCGTTGCAGTTCTCTTGTTGTACATTCTAAAGCCTTATCTGATGATGAATTAAGCCATTATTTAAATACTGTGCCAGGAATGGTAATCATTAACCGTGTTATTAAAGGTTATGAACATCGTTGTGTCAGTTTAGATAACCAAAAAGGCACTTATTTAGCCACGGAAATGCTTATTCGTTATGGGCATCAACATATTGCATATATCGGTTCAAATCACGCCATTTTTGATGAAGTTGAAAGAAGAAATGGTTATCTTGCCGCATTAAAAGATCACAATTATCCCATCATTGAACAGGCGATAACACTCAATAGCCCAGACTTTGAAGGCGGCGAAAAAGCAATGATTGATTTACTTAGTTATAACAAAAATCTTACGGCTGTCGTTGCTTATAACGATTCAATGGCGGCGGGAGCCATTTCAGTTCTCAATGAAAACAATATCAGCGTACCAAGCCAATTTTCAATTATTGGTTTTGATGATATGCCGATTGCCCGTTATTTGATCCCAAAACTAACCACAATTCGCTATCCTATTGATTTAATGGCAACTTATGCGGCTAAATTAGCATTAAGTCTAACTGACGAGAAAATAATTACACCTCCAGTAGTTCAATTTAACCCTACTTTGGTACGCCGTTTTTCGGTGGAATCGCGCTAA
- the galT gene encoding galactose-1-phosphate uridylyltransferase → MTALFEPTEHPHRRYNPLIDQWVLVSPHRAKRPWQGQQEKVNEEQKPSYDPTCYLCPNNKRITGELNPDYRKPYVFKNDFSALLEDTPAPEKSSDPLFRSSQARGESRVICFSPDHSKTLPLLTALEIEDVIKVWQEQLRELGAKYQWVQIFENKGAAMGCSNPHPHGQIWANSFLPNEVAREDRTQRDYLLKHSSVMLVDYVKRELELKERIVVETEYWVALVPYWAVWPFETLLLPKTHVKRLTELSDEQSKDLAVILKKLTTKYDNLFETSFPYSMGFHAAPFNGEDNEHWQLHAHFYPPLLRSATVRKFMVGYEMLGENQRDLTAEQAADRLRALSEVHYKERTK, encoded by the coding sequence ATGACCGCACTTTTTGAACCTACAGAACATCCACATCGTCGCTACAATCCGTTAATCGATCAATGGGTTTTAGTTTCGCCACATCGTGCAAAACGCCCGTGGCAAGGACAACAAGAAAAAGTGAATGAAGAACAAAAACCAAGTTATGATCCAACTTGTTATCTTTGCCCAAACAATAAGCGTATTACAGGGGAATTAAATCCAGATTATCGTAAACCTTATGTGTTTAAAAATGATTTTTCCGCGCTTTTAGAAGATACGCCAGCCCCTGAGAAATCCTCAGATCCTCTTTTCCGAAGTTCTCAAGCTCGTGGCGAAAGTCGAGTTATTTGTTTCTCTCCAGATCATAGTAAAACATTGCCATTATTGACCGCACTTGAGATTGAAGATGTGATTAAAGTATGGCAAGAACAACTTCGTGAGCTTGGTGCGAAATACCAATGGGTGCAAATTTTTGAAAATAAAGGGGCGGCAATGGGGTGTTCTAACCCACATCCGCATGGTCAAATTTGGGCGAATAGTTTCTTGCCAAATGAAGTTGCTCGTGAAGATCGTACACAACGTGATTATTTATTAAAACATAGTTCAGTAATGTTAGTTGATTATGTAAAACGAGAACTAGAGTTAAAAGAACGTATTGTGGTTGAAACTGAATATTGGGTAGCTTTAGTGCCTTATTGGGCTGTTTGGCCATTTGAAACATTGCTTTTGCCAAAAACTCACGTAAAACGTTTAACTGAATTAAGTGACGAACAATCAAAAGATCTTGCGGTTATTTTGAAAAAATTGACGACCAAATACGATAATCTCTTTGAAACCTCTTTCCCATATTCAATGGGATTTCATGCGGCACCATTTAATGGCGAAGATAACGAACATTGGCAGTTACATGCTCATTTTTACCCTCCTCTTTTACGCTCAGCAACTGTGCGTAAATTTATGGTGGGATATGAAATGTTAGGCGAAAACCAACGCGATTTAACGGCGGAACAGGCTGCAGATCGATTACGAGCCTTGAGTGAAGTTCATTATAAAGAAAGAACTAAATAA
- the galK gene encoding galactokinase, whose product MTPIQHAQQIFNRQHKNLPEITVYAPGRVNIIGEHTDYNDGFVMPCAINFGTAVSGTKRDDHIWNVYAADLDETDEFSLNVEIPKSEHKWANYVRGVVKFIQERYPHFQQGANLVISGNVPLSSGLSSSAALEVAVGKFCQQLGDLPLSHTDIALNGQKAENLFVGANCGNMDQLISALGQENHLLMIDCRSLETTPTPVPQDVAVIIVNSNVPHDLVTGEYNTRRHQCEEAAKFFGVKALRDVSVEQFRKREAELTALSPLVVKRARHVVTENQRVLDAVEALKNNDLTLLGKLMEASHNSMRDDFEITVPQIDYLVELAQLVIGKSGGARMTGGGFGGCIVALAPHDKVDAIRKIIADNYEKTTGLKETFYVCTASQGVRVI is encoded by the coding sequence ATGACCCCAATCCAACATGCTCAACAAATTTTCAATAGACAGCATAAAAATTTGCCAGAAATTACCGTCTATGCGCCAGGCCGAGTAAATATCATCGGCGAACATACAGACTACAACGACGGATTTGTTATGCCTTGTGCGATTAATTTTGGTACGGCCGTTTCTGGTACAAAACGAGATGATCATATTTGGAATGTTTATGCGGCGGATCTTGATGAAACTGATGAATTTTCTCTCAATGTTGAAATTCCTAAGAGTGAACACAAATGGGCTAATTATGTGCGTGGGGTGGTAAAATTTATCCAAGAACGTTACCCGCACTTTCAACAAGGTGCAAATTTAGTGATTTCTGGAAATGTACCTCTTTCTTCAGGATTAAGTTCTTCTGCTGCGTTAGAGGTTGCGGTGGGTAAATTCTGCCAACAACTTGGCGATTTACCGCTTTCTCACACGGATATTGCATTGAATGGGCAAAAGGCTGAAAACCTATTTGTTGGGGCAAATTGTGGCAATATGGATCAGTTAATTTCCGCACTTGGGCAGGAAAATCACTTGCTGATGATTGATTGTCGTAGTCTTGAAACCACTCCAACACCCGTGCCACAAGATGTCGCCGTTATTATTGTGAACTCAAATGTACCACACGATTTAGTAACAGGCGAATACAATACTCGCCGTCATCAATGTGAAGAGGCGGCAAAATTTTTTGGAGTAAAAGCATTACGTGATGTTTCAGTTGAACAATTCCGAAAAAGAGAAGCGGAATTGACCGCACTTTCTCCGTTAGTGGTAAAACGCGCTCGTCATGTCGTAACAGAAAACCAGCGAGTACTTGATGCTGTAGAAGCATTGAAGAACAATGATTTGACTCTTTTAGGTAAACTAATGGAAGCATCTCACAACTCAATGCGTGATGATTTTGAAATCACCGTGCCACAAATTGATTATTTAGTTGAATTGGCTCAACTTGTTATTGGCAAAAGTGGCGGTGCACGTATGACGGGCGGCGGTTTTGGTGGCTGTATTGTCGCACTTGCGCCGCATGATAAAGTCGATGCAATTCGTAAAATTATTGCGGATAATTACGAGAAAACGACTGGTTTAAAAGAAACTTTTTATGTGTGTACCGCATCACAAGGTGTTCGAGTGATTTAA
- the galM gene encoding galactose-1-epimerase, translating into MLEQTTFNAPDGAPYQLITLQNENRMRVQFMDWGATWLSCKVPVNGTLREILLGCKVEDYPTHQSYLGASVGRYANRIADAQFELNGELIKLSNNQGKHQLHGGEGFDKRRWKIQECGKNFVCFSLHSVDGDQGFPGNVDVSVTYTLTNDNSVKIEYAGICDKDTALNLTNHAYFNLENAAQGSDVREHTLRLNADFYLPVDNEGIPNSPLKHVVNTSFDFRIAKPIKQNFLQGDQQATKGYDHSFIVNKAWQKPCVLLTSPAGDLSLEVRTSQAALQVYTGNYLAGTPTRNGELYADFSGIALETQCLPDTPNHPEWQNYGGIQKESEQYYHWTEFKFK; encoded by the coding sequence ATGTTAGAACAAACCACTTTTAATGCGCCTGATGGTGCACCTTATCAGCTTATAACCCTGCAAAATGAAAATAGAATGCGTGTTCAATTTATGGATTGGGGTGCAACTTGGCTTTCTTGTAAAGTGCCAGTAAATGGCACATTACGCGAGATTTTATTGGGATGTAAAGTGGAAGATTATCCCACTCATCAAAGCTATTTAGGCGCAAGCGTAGGGCGTTATGCAAACCGAATTGCAGATGCTCAATTTGAATTGAATGGCGAACTTATTAAATTAAGTAATAATCAAGGTAAACACCAGCTTCATGGTGGAGAGGGCTTTGATAAACGCCGTTGGAAAATTCAAGAGTGCGGTAAGAATTTTGTGTGTTTTTCATTACATTCAGTGGATGGCGATCAGGGTTTTCCTGGTAATGTGGATGTGTCTGTAACCTATACGCTAACAAATGATAATAGCGTAAAAATTGAATATGCTGGGATCTGTGATAAGGATACTGCATTGAACTTAACGAATCATGCCTATTTCAATTTAGAAAATGCAGCACAAGGCAGTGACGTGCGTGAACATACATTACGTTTAAATGCTGATTTTTATCTACCTGTAGATAATGAGGGGATTCCTAATTCTCCATTAAAGCATGTAGTGAATACAAGTTTTGACTTCCGTATTGCTAAACCCATCAAACAAAATTTTTTACAAGGGGATCAGCAAGCAACAAAAGGTTACGACCATTCTTTTATTGTCAATAAAGCTTGGCAAAAGCCTTGTGTGTTACTGACTTCTCCAGCTGGCGATTTAAGTTTAGAAGTAAGAACCTCGCAAGCTGCATTGCAGGTTTATACGGGTAATTATCTTGCAGGTACACCAACGAGAAATGGCGAATTATATGCCGATTTTTCTGGCATAGCATTAGAAACCCAATGCTTACCCGACACACCAAATCATCCTGAATGGCAAAATTACGGCGGAATTCAAAAAGAAAGCGAGCAATATTATCATTGGACGGAGTTTAAATTTAAATAA
- a CDS encoding YecA family protein, which produces MLISYSDLNQQLKSAGIGFNATELHGFLSGLLCGGLKDQSWLPLLYQFSNDNHAYPTALVQPVTELYEKISQTLSDVEGFTFELGLTEDENVFAQADSLSDWANQFLLGLGLAQPELSKEKGEIGEAVDDLQDICQLGYDEDDNEEELAEALEEIIEYVRTIAMLFYSHFNEGEIESKPVLH; this is translated from the coding sequence ATGCTTATTTCTTATTCCGACCTTAACCAACAACTTAAATCTGCTGGAATCGGCTTTAATGCAACAGAACTACACGGTTTTTTAAGTGGTTTACTTTGCGGTGGCTTAAAAGATCAAAGTTGGCTACCGCTCTTATATCAATTCAGCAATGATAATCACGCTTACCCAACCGCATTAGTTCAACCCGTTACAGAACTTTATGAAAAAATTAGTCAAACCTTATCAGATGTTGAAGGATTTACCTTTGAACTTGGTTTAACCGAAGATGAAAATGTCTTTGCACAAGCAGATAGCTTATCCGATTGGGCAAACCAATTCTTACTTGGTCTTGGCTTAGCACAACCTGAATTATCAAAAGAAAAAGGCGAAATTGGCGAAGCGGTAGATGATTTACAAGATATTTGCCAACTTGGTTACGATGAAGACGATAACGAAGAAGAACTCGCGGAAGCACTAGAGGAAATCATTGAATATGTTCGCACCATTGCAATGTTGTTCTATTCTCATTTCAACGAAGGAGAAATTGAGAGCAAACCTGTATTACATTAA
- the pepP gene encoding Xaa-Pro aminopeptidase, with protein MKLAYMAELPKEEFWERRTRVFTQMQPNSALLLFSEIEKRRNNDCTYPFRQDSYFWYLTGFNEPNAALLLLKTEQVEKAIIFLRPRDPLLETWNGRRLGVERAPQQLNVNEAYSIEEFATVLPKILKNLTALYHVPEIHTWGDTLVSESAVNFSEILDWRPMLSEMRLIKSPNEIRLIQQAGQITALGHIKAMQTTRPNRFEYEIESEILYEFNRHCARFPSYNSIVAGGSNACILHYTENDRPLNDGDLVLIDAGCEFAMYAGDITRTFPVNGKFSQPQREIYELVLKAQKRAIELLIPGNSIKQANDEVIRIKTQGLVDLGILKGDVDTLIEQQAYRQFYMHGLGHSLGLDVHDVGSYRQDKQRILEIGMVITVEPGIYISEDADVPEQYKGIGVRIEDNLLMTEYGNKILTAAAPKEIADIENLMNF; from the coding sequence ATGAAATTGGCTTATATGGCTGAATTGCCTAAAGAAGAATTCTGGGAACGTCGCACACGAGTATTCACTCAAATGCAACCTAATTCGGCATTATTGCTTTTTTCTGAAATCGAAAAACGCCGTAATAATGATTGTACCTATCCTTTCCGTCAAGATAGCTATTTTTGGTATTTAACAGGCTTTAATGAACCGAATGCAGCACTGTTATTACTGAAAACAGAACAAGTAGAAAAAGCCATTATTTTTCTTCGTCCACGCGATCCGTTACTTGAAACGTGGAATGGTCGCCGATTAGGTGTTGAGCGTGCGCCACAGCAACTTAATGTAAATGAAGCCTATTCTATTGAAGAATTCGCTACCGTACTGCCAAAAATACTGAAAAATTTGACCGCACTTTACCATGTGCCAGAAATTCATACTTGGGGTGATACATTGGTGTCAGAAAGTGCGGTGAATTTTAGCGAGATTTTAGATTGGCGACCAATGCTCAGCGAAATGCGCCTTATAAAATCGCCGAATGAAATCCGCTTAATACAACAAGCGGGACAAATTACGGCACTTGGGCATATTAAAGCGATGCAAACAACACGCCCAAATCGCTTTGAATATGAAATTGAAAGTGAAATTTTGTATGAATTTAATCGCCATTGTGCCAGATTTCCTTCTTACAATTCCATTGTTGCAGGGGGAAGTAACGCCTGTATTTTGCACTACACAGAAAATGATCGCCCACTAAATGATGGGGATTTAGTGCTGATTGACGCTGGCTGTGAATTTGCCATGTATGCAGGCGATATCACCCGCACTTTTCCTGTAAATGGAAAATTTAGTCAGCCTCAACGTGAAATTTACGAGTTAGTTTTAAAAGCACAAAAACGGGCGATTGAGTTACTTATACCGGGCAATTCCATTAAGCAAGCCAATGATGAAGTTATTCGTATTAAAACCCAAGGATTAGTGGATTTAGGTATCTTGAAAGGAGATGTGGATACACTTATTGAACAACAAGCTTATCGACAATTTTATATGCACGGATTAGGGCACTCGCTCGGTTTAGATGTGCATGATGTGGGCAGTTATAGACAAGATAAGCAACGGATACTCGAAATCGGTATGGTAATTACCGTTGAGCCAGGTATTTATATTTCAGAAGATGCTGATGTGCCAGAGCAATACAAAGGCATTGGTGTGCGCATTGAGGACAATTTACTCATGACTGAATACGGTAATAAAATCCTAACTGCAGCGGCCCCTAAAGAAATTGCAGATATTGAAAATTTAATGAATTTTTAA
- the uspA gene encoding universal stress protein UspA, translating to MYKHILVAVDLSEESLVLLKKAVGIAKRHDAKLSIIHVDVNFSDLYTGLIDVNMSSMQDRISTETQKALLDLAESADYPISEKLSGSGDLGQVLSDAIEQYDVDLLVTGHHQDFWSKLMSSTRQVMNTIKIDMLVVPLRDE from the coding sequence ATGTACAAACACATTTTAGTGGCAGTAGATCTTTCTGAAGAAAGTCTAGTTTTACTTAAAAAAGCAGTTGGAATTGCCAAACGCCACGACGCAAAACTTTCTATCATCCACGTTGATGTGAACTTCTCGGATCTTTATACTGGATTGATTGATGTAAATATGTCTTCAATGCAAGACAGGATTTCCACAGAAACACAAAAAGCCTTATTAGATTTAGCTGAAAGTGCGGATTATCCAATTTCAGAAAAATTGAGTGGCAGCGGCGATTTAGGACAAGTTTTAAGTGATGCCATCGAACAATATGATGTGGATTTATTAGTGACGGGACATCATCAGGATTTTTGGAGTAAGTTAATGTCTTCAACACGTCAAGTGATGAATACGATAAAAATTGATATGTTGGTTGTTCCGCTTAGAGATGAATAA
- the alaS gene encoding alanine--tRNA ligase, protein MKTTAEIRQSFLDFFHSKGHQVVESSSLVPENDPTLLFTNAGMNQFKDVFLGMDKRPYSRATTAQRCVRAGGKHNDLENVGYTARHHTFFEMLGNFSFGDYFKQDAINFAWEYLTSPQWLGLPKEKLWVTVYETDDEAYNIWNKDVGVPAERIIRIGDNKGAPYASDNFWAMGDTGPCGPCTEIFYDHGDHIWGGPPGSPEEDGDRYIEIWNVVFMQFNRLADGTMEKLPRPSVDTGMGLERISAVLQHVNSNYEIDIFKTLIAKTAEIVGATDLTNKSLRVIADHIRSCAYLIADGVIPSNEGRGYVLRRIIRRAVRHGHLLGAKESFFYKLVPTLIDVMAEAGKDVKAKQTNVEKLLRLEEEQFARTLERGLSLLDEALSQVKDGILSGEVAFKLYDTYGFPLDLTADVCRERNITIDEQAFDREMEAQRTRAQAASQFGVDYNSVIRVDGETKFEGYTEVESQAKITALFYDGKSVESIEAGQSAVVILENTPFYAESGGQIGDSGYLSAQGVTFNVKDTQKYGQVFGHIGELTQGSLKVGQSVNAIVDAKRRHNTSLNHSATHLLHAALRQILGLHVVQKGSLVSDKALRFDFAQPEAITKEQLSEIETLVNQKIRANFPVQTDIMDIDSAKAKGAMALFGEKYGDKVRVLTMGDFSIELCGGIHAKRTGDIGLFKIITENAVAAGIRRIEAVTGQNAIDWLHNQQRILTQSADLLKSDVNTLVEKIQQLQDKTKKVEKELQTLKEKAAMQAGSDFVKSAVKINGVSVIAQQLDGIETKSLRVMVDDLKNQLGSGVIAFASILDEKVNLVVGVTNDLTAKIKAGELVNLMAQQVGGKGGGRPDMAMAGGSQPENVAQAIKVAQDWLNKNL, encoded by the coding sequence ATGAAAACAACAGCAGAAATAAGACAATCGTTCCTTGATTTTTTCCATAGCAAAGGTCACCAAGTAGTTGAGAGTAGCTCACTTGTGCCGGAAAATGATCCGACTTTGCTTTTTACGAATGCTGGGATGAACCAATTTAAGGATGTATTCCTTGGAATGGATAAACGCCCTTATTCTAGAGCGACCACAGCGCAACGTTGCGTGCGTGCTGGTGGTAAACATAACGACTTAGAAAATGTTGGTTATACCGCACGTCATCATACTTTCTTTGAAATGCTCGGAAACTTCAGTTTTGGCGATTACTTTAAACAGGATGCGATTAATTTTGCTTGGGAATATTTAACTTCTCCACAATGGCTTGGTTTACCTAAAGAAAAACTCTGGGTAACCGTGTATGAAACCGACGACGAAGCCTATAATATCTGGAATAAAGATGTTGGTGTTCCTGCTGAACGCATTATTCGCATTGGTGACAATAAAGGCGCACCTTACGCATCAGACAACTTCTGGGCAATGGGCGACACTGGTCCTTGCGGTCCTTGTACTGAAATTTTCTACGATCACGGCGATCATATTTGGGGCGGACCTCCAGGCTCACCAGAAGAAGATGGCGACCGTTATATTGAAATCTGGAACGTTGTGTTTATGCAGTTCAACCGTTTAGCCGATGGCACAATGGAAAAATTACCTCGTCCGTCTGTTGATACAGGTATGGGTTTAGAGCGTATTTCTGCTGTGTTGCAACATGTGAACTCAAACTACGAGATTGATATTTTCAAAACATTAATCGCAAAAACGGCGGAAATTGTAGGCGCAACAGATTTAACTAACAAATCACTACGTGTTATTGCTGACCATATTCGTTCTTGTGCATATTTAATTGCCGATGGCGTTATCCCATCAAATGAAGGGCGTGGTTATGTCTTACGTCGTATTATTCGCCGCGCAGTTCGTCACGGTCACCTATTAGGTGCCAAAGAATCCTTTTTCTATAAACTCGTGCCAACTCTAATTGATGTAATGGCTGAAGCTGGAAAAGATGTAAAAGCAAAACAAACAAATGTTGAAAAACTATTACGTCTAGAAGAAGAACAATTTGCTCGCACTCTAGAACGTGGGTTGAGCTTATTAGATGAAGCCCTTTCTCAAGTGAAAGATGGCATTCTTTCAGGTGAAGTTGCATTCAAACTTTATGATACTTATGGTTTCCCATTGGATTTAACGGCTGATGTATGCCGTGAGCGTAACATTACTATTGATGAACAAGCGTTTGACCGTGAAATGGAAGCACAACGTACTCGTGCTCAAGCAGCGAGCCAGTTTGGTGTGGACTACAACAGCGTTATTCGTGTAGATGGCGAAACTAAGTTTGAAGGCTATACTGAAGTAGAATCTCAGGCAAAAATTACCGCACTTTTCTATGATGGTAAATCAGTGGAAAGTATCGAAGCAGGTCAAAGTGCGGTCGTTATTTTAGAAAATACGCCATTTTATGCAGAATCAGGTGGTCAGATTGGCGATAGCGGATATTTAAGCGCTCAAGGTGTAACCTTTAATGTGAAAGATACCCAAAAATATGGGCAAGTATTTGGACACATTGGGGAATTAACGCAAGGAAGTTTAAAAGTTGGACAATCGGTGAATGCGATTGTGGATGCTAAACGTCGCCACAACACATCACTCAATCACTCAGCGACACACTTATTGCACGCTGCCTTACGTCAAATTCTAGGTTTACACGTTGTGCAAAAAGGTTCGCTTGTTTCAGATAAAGCCTTACGTTTTGACTTTGCGCAACCAGAAGCCATTACCAAAGAGCAATTGAGTGAAATTGAAACATTAGTAAACCAAAAAATCCGCGCTAACTTTCCAGTTCAAACGGATATTATGGATATTGATTCCGCAAAAGCGAAAGGAGCAATGGCTCTCTTTGGCGAAAAATATGGCGATAAGGTTCGTGTATTAACGATGGGCGATTTCTCAATTGAGCTGTGTGGCGGTATTCACGCAAAACGCACAGGCGATATTGGTTTATTTAAAATTATTACTGAAAACGCAGTGGCTGCAGGCATTCGTCGTATTGAAGCTGTAACAGGTCAAAATGCCATTGACTGGTTACATAATCAACAACGCATTCTGACCCAAAGCGCAGACTTATTAAAATCAGACGTAAATACCTTAGTGGAAAAAATCCAACAACTTCAAGACAAAACGAAGAAAGTGGAAAAAGAATTACAAACTCTAAAAGAAAAAGCCGCAATGCAGGCTGGTTCTGATTTTGTAAAAAGTGCGGTCAAAATCAACGGTGTTTCTGTTATTGCACAACAATTAGATGGTATAGAAACAAAATCATTACGCGTAATGGTCGATGATTTAAAAAATCAACTCGGATCAGGCGTAATTGCATTTGCATCAATATTAGATGAAAAAGTTAATCTCGTCGTTGGAGTGACAAATGATTTAACCGCCAAAATAAAAGCTGGAGAACTTGTTAATTTAATGGCTCAACAAGTTGGAGGAAAAGGCGGTGGTCGTCCAGATATGGCAATGGCAGGAGGTTCCCAACCAGAAAATGTGGCACAAGCAATTAAAGTGGCACAAGACTGGTTAAACAAAAATCTGTAG
- the csrA gene encoding carbon storage regulator CsrA codes for MLILTRKVGESVLIGDDISITVLSVRGNQVKLGVEAPKEVSVHREEIYQRIKQTKDEPYLGSS; via the coding sequence ATGTTAATCTTAACTCGTAAAGTTGGCGAAAGTGTACTTATTGGAGATGATATTTCTATCACGGTTTTGAGTGTACGTGGAAACCAAGTTAAACTCGGTGTTGAAGCGCCTAAAGAAGTATCCGTTCACCGAGAAGAAATTTACCAACGAATTAAACAAACGAAAGATGAACCCTATTTAGGTTCCTCTTAG